The Alphaproteobacteria bacterium genome contains the following window.
ATGGATTTACGGAATTTATTCCTTCGATGATTTGCGTTTTGGGCTATGCCATAGCGTTTTATTTCTTATCGCTAACCCTGCGTAACATGCCCATTGGCATCGTATATGCCATATGGAGCGGCGCGGGCGTGGTTTTAATCACAGGTTTGGGCTGGGTATGGTTTAAGCAGGTGCTGGATGTTCCCGCTATAATAGGCTGCGCGATGATAGTTGCAGGGGTTGCGGTAATTAATTTATATTCTCAAAGCCTTATAGAGTAGCTTTATCTTTTATGTATATCAAAACCACCAATAATGTAAAAATTACGGTACAGCCGACCTATCTGAAAGATCAATCAGAGCCGGCGGTAAACCATTATGTTTGGGCATATACGGTGCAGATAGAAAATTTAGGCAAGCAGACGCTACAACTACAAAGTCGTTATTGGCATATTACCAATGCAATCGGTCAGGTGCAGGAAGTAGAAGGTGAAGGCGTGGTGGGTGAGCAGCCTATATTGAAAGCAGGCGAGGCATTCAAATATACCAGCGGAGCATCGCTGATAACCCCGTCAGGAATTATGTCGGGCAGGTATCGCATGATAGAAAAAGAAAGCGGCACCGAACTTGAAGTAGAGATTCCAGCGTTTTCGTTGGATTGTCCCTATGCCGACATGCGCCCCAATTAATCGCTGAACGAGCGTTTAGTTGAGCGCTGGCTGGTTGCTAATTACGCAATAAATATGGTATATATCCTTAAATGTAAACTTCTTCCTTTGGTATTTCTATTGTGACTTCTATTCGCCGCGAAAAACTGACTTCCAGCAGCCATTATGATGTGGCAGCAACCCTCAGCGACGCCCTTATCGATGAAGTGCGTAGTGATGAAACTTTGGGGGGAGACAAGGTGGCCAATGCGTTGGAAAAAGTTGCCGATGTGATTTGGTCGCCGCTTAAAAAAGGTATGATGGCATTTGGCGAAGAAAACGAGCAAAAGAATTCTGCCGTTTTTGCGCAAGTGATTGATGATTTAAAAGATGATGCAACGCGCCGCAATTTTTTGGAATCCTATGCGCGTTTGGGGCATTTATATGAGGTGGCCAGTTTAGTTGCCCGTGAGAACACTATTACCCGCGAACTGGATGGTTTTGCTCCAGGTGGCGTGCGCGAATTTGTATCCAGTTGCGACAGCGCGCAACAAGCGGCAGATGCACTGAGCAAGCCTGTGTTTGAAATGGTAATGACGGCGCATCCGACCAATGTGAATACGCTTGATTCTATTAAAGCACAGCGCAAGCTGGGGCAAGCGATA
Protein-coding sequences here:
- the apaG gene encoding Co2+/Mg2+ efflux protein ApaG, translated to MYIKTTNNVKITVQPTYLKDQSEPAVNHYVWAYTVQIENLGKQTLQLQSRYWHITNAIGQVQEVEGEGVVGEQPILKAGEAFKYTSGASLITPSGIMSGRYRMIEKESGTELEVEIPAFSLDCPYADMRPN
- a CDS encoding SMR family transporter, giving the protein MLLTYCYLSIAIISEVIATLALKPANGFTEFIPSMICVLGYAIAFYFLSLTLRNMPIGIVYAIWSGAGVVLITGLGWVWFKQVLDVPAIIGCAMIVAGVAVINLYSQSLIE